In Cicer arietinum cultivar CDC Frontier isolate Library 1 chromosome 1, Cicar.CDCFrontier_v2.0, whole genome shotgun sequence, one DNA window encodes the following:
- the LOC140918925 gene encoding serine/threonine-protein phosphatase 7 long form homolog — translation MVERWRPETHTFHLPVGECTITLEDVYYILGLNVSGIPVSGSNFVNIKDVCQEYLGVIPPEGATKGNSIKLKWLKDTFDNVGENASELEKQASSRAYILRMIGGLLMPDKSNNRVHLKYLSLLGDLNKASHYSWGSAVLATLYRELCLATKPNIMSMGECALLLQNWAWYRLSCVAPDAPSAWIFPLAQRFNFGGLNFSKVSHNDIEGYQNTIDHMMVQEFRWRPYLGFQHEVPEQEINTWAACTYLHCYHIVEKHHADRVALQFGFHQQIPQPPEDMTLYHEIDMRRGIDDNWSVVWKDEIQHWNERQNYILQGQYVEGVLRHTNEHMNWFTHHTKLYISVERYMRDPRLQPSTYPDVHSMPQSIPQQNIMHQTPSLSSPQHFHEAANIPTQYYIPSVPTIPTPINPTESGIFYNLFGSSGSNPQTDYNKDQPQQPQVVQRARQVRRPRRCGTGGHLDDNN, via the exons ATGGTTGAAAGGTGGAGACCAGAAACTCATACTTTTCATCTCCCGGTAGGTGAgtgcacaataactttagaagacgtatactatattttaggattaaatgtgTCTGGTATTCCTGTTAGCGGTTCAAATTTTGTGAACATTAAAGATGTTTGTCAAGAATATTTAGGAGTTATCCCACCTGAGGGAGCAACAAAAggtaattctattaaattaaaatggctCAAAGATACTTTTGATAATGTCGGTGAAAACGCATCCGAATTAGAAAAACAAGCATCTAGTCGAGCCTATATATTACGTATGATTGGAGGATTGTTGATGCCAGACAAATCTAATAATCgtgtacatttaaaatatctttcactCTTGGGCGATTTAAATAAAGCATCCCACTATAGCTGGGGTTCGGCAGTTTTAGCAACACTCTATAGAGAATTATGCCTTGCCACGAAACCCAACATAATGTCGATGGGAGAATGTGCATTGTTGTTGCAAAACTGGGCATGGTATCGTTTGAGTTGTGTTGCTCCAGATGCACCAAGTGCATGgatatttccacttgcacaaag ATTTAATTTTGGGGGTTTAAATTTCAGTAAAGTTTCTCACAACGATATAGAAGGATATCAGAATACAATCGATCATATGATGGTTCaagaa TTTCGTTGGAGACCGTATCTCGGATTCCAACACGAGGTACCCGAACAAGAGATCAACACTTGGGCTGCATGTACCTATCTGCACTGCTATCATATCGTCGAAAAACATCATGCAGATAGAGTCGCGCTTCAGTTCGGCTTTCATCAACAAATTCCGCAACCTCCAGAAGATATGACGCTCTACCATGAGATCGACATGAGACGTGGCATTGATGATAATTGGAGTGTGGTTTGGAAAGATGAGATTCAACATTGGAATGAACGTCAGAATTACATATTGCAAGGTCAGTACGTCGAAGGCGTTTTACGCCACACTAACGAACATATGAATTGGTTCACGCATCACACTAAATTATACATATCTGTGGAAAGATACATGCGCGATCCACGTTTGCAACCTTCAACATATCCTGATGTTCACTCTATGCCTCAAtcaatcccacaacaaaatatcatgCACCAAACACCGTCTTTATCATCACCACAACATTTTCATGAAGCTGCAAATATACCGACTCAATACTACATTCCTTCAGTGCCAACAATACCCACTCCCATTAATCCGACTGAGAGcggaattttctataatttgtttg GTAgtagtggttctaatccacaaACAGATTACAACAAGGATCAACCACAACAACCTCAAGTTGTTCAAAGGGCTAGACAAGTTCGACGACCGCGTAGATGTGGAACTGGAGGTCATTTAGatgacaataattaa